The stretch of DNA GTTTCGCCCCGAGTTCGCGGGCGTGTTCCTCGTCGCGGGCGACGAGGTCGGCACTGCCGGTGTGTTTTGCATGAACCATCGGGCCGCCAAGGTCTTCCATCGAGATGTCCTCGCCGGTGACCATCTGCACCATGCGGGGGGAGGCAATCGCCATCGCGCTCATCTTCTCGACCATGATGGTGAAATCGGCGAACACCGGGGTGTAGGCCGCCCCCGCGATACACGGCCCGTAGAGCACGCAAATCTGAGGCACGCGCCCCGACAGCATCGAGTGGTTGTAGTAGTACTTGCCAATGCCTTCGCGGTTGGCGAAGAAGCCGGTCTGCTGGTCGATACGCCCGCCGGAGGAGTCCATCAGATAGAGGACGGGTTTCCCGCTTTTGAGCGCCCGCTGCTGCATCCGGAGGAACTTCTCAACCCCGTGACGCGCCATCGAACCCGCTTTGACGGTGAAGTCGTTCGCCATGAAGTGTACCTCGCGCCCTTCGAACTCCGCCGCGCCCGTGATGAGGCCGTCTGCGGGGAGTTTGTCCTCGGCGTCGAACTGGGCGAACTTCCCATCCTCGAACAGCAGTCCGTCGTCGAACCAGAGCTTCATCCGGTCGCGGACGAACAGTTTACCCTGGTCGGGGAGGCGTTGTTTGTACTTCTCCGGGCCGCCGAGGTCGATTTCCTCGATTTCCGCCCAGAGCTGCTCCTCGCGCTCGGTCGGCCCGAAGTCATCGACTTCCGGCTCCGGTTCTGGCTCCGGCAGGTCACTCCCGTCCGCGGTTGCGGCGGGTTCGTCCGCTCCGTGCACGTACACCTCAACCTCGTTTCGGAAGTTTTGGGCGAGGGCTTCCGCGATGGCTGCGGCTTCCTCCTCGTTTGCACCCTTTGCGATGGTGACTTTCATGAAAAACCAGAGGTGGTAGGGGATTGAAACCGTTTCCCTTGAAAATTGATGAGGGTTATTCGGCCTCAGTCTGCGAGTGCGGCTTCGAGCCGGTCGATGAGGCGAGAATTGCCAACGTGAACCGGAACTCGCTGGTGGAGGCCGGTCGCTTCAACCGAGAGCAGTGACCCGGTTCCATCGGAGGAACGGCCACCTGCGGCCTCCACGATGTAGGCGATCGGGTTCCCCTCGAACTGGAGGCGGAGTTTGCCCTCCGGGCGCGACTGAAGGCCGGGGTAGGCGAAGATGCCACCGTAGGTGAGCACCTGATTCACGTCGCCTATCATCGCCCCGCCGTAGCGCAGCTTCAACTCCTGTTCTATCTCGCGGGCGAACTCGGTGAACGCGGGCGTCCACTCGGGGACGCGCCCGCCAAAGCCGTAGGTGACCGGCTCTGGGGGGAGCGTGATGTCCTCGCGGACGGCGCGCTTGTCGCCGTCTTCGATGACGTACTCGGTCACACTGTCGCCCTCGGCCACAATCATCGTCGTGATGGGGCCAAACAGGACGTAGGCGGCGGCGACGAGGTCGTGTCCACTCGCGGGGAGCGGGGCGTCGTAGACGCCGAGAATCGTCCCCATCGTGTTGTTGGACTTGAGATTCGACGACCCATCGAGGGGATCACACGCGAGATGATACCCATCTGCGTCAGGGTTTCCGTCGATATCGTCGCGTTCTTCCGAGGCGTAGGTCGCAACACCGTCGAGTGCGAGCAGGCGCTCACTGAGGAGGTCGTCCGCGTAGAGGTCAGCGGCGAGTTGCGCCTCTCCGGACGGATTCTCCTCGGCTTCGTAGGTGCGCCGCCCGGTCAGCCCCGCACGGATGTCGGGGGCCGTCGCGGCGACGGTGTCGATGATGCGAGTGAGTGTGCTCATTCGAGGGCGGCTTCGACGGATTTGCCGTTGAAGATGAGCTCTTCGAGCGCATCGAGGATGTGCTCTGGCTCCTCACGCTGCCAAACGTTGCGGCCCACGGCGAGGCCCTTCGCACCGGCGTTCATCGCGGAGTTGACCGTCGAGAGGAACTCCTCGTCGGAGGTCTTCGACCCGCCGCTCATGACGACTTTCGTCGCGCCTGCGGCCTTGACGGCGAGTTCCATGGCGTCCTGACTGCCGGGGTACTTGACCTTCGCAATGTCCGCGCCGATTTCGTGGGCGATGCGGGTCGCGTAGGCGATAGTGTTCGGGGAGGTGTCGTTTTTCAGTCCCTGACCGCGTGGGTACGACCACATGACGACGGGGAGGTCGTACTCGCGGGCTTTCTCTTGGACGTCGCGGAACTCTTCGAACATCTCGACTTCGTGGTTCGAGCCGCTGTAGACGGTGAAGCCTACGGCGTCTGCGCCAATCTCTGCGGCGTAGTCCACAGAGCAGTTGACCGGCGAGTCTGGCTCGCCCATCCAGAGATTCGAGGTGCCGTTCATCTTGACGAGGAGGTTCACGTCGTCCTCGTAAGAGGGGTAGTACGCTTCTGCGAGCCCTTTCTGGACGGCAAAGGCACTCACTGCGTCGTGCGTTGCGATGTCGAACACCGTCTCGGGGTCCATCCGCTCTGGGACATCGGTGAAGTCCACCGGACCGTGTTCGAGACCGTGGTCGTACGCGAGAATGAGTGACTTTCCATCCCGGATAATTGGGGAGTCGTCAACCGGAATCATACGCCTAAAACTGGGGTGACTTTGCTTAATAGTCTATTGGGTCGGATTGTGCTGTATGCCCACGTATCCCACCCTACGCGCCCGAATCTAGTTGTCGCCAGTCGTCGCGTCTGAGGCGGTCGATCGTCGCCTCGACGGTGTCGCGTGGCAGCTCGAAAAAGCGGAGTCTGCCGACGGGCGTCTGGATTTTGACGACACAGGAGTGTTCGGTGAGCGTGTACGCGGTGAGCGTTTTCCCCGTGCCGTAGCGCAGCGAGACGGACTGGTCTACTGGTGCGTGCTCGGTCAAGTATTCACCCAACTCACAGCTCAGCCGATGGGCAGATTCGATGTCAAACGGAACGCCGCAGCCACCAGACTGGTCGCGGACACCATGCGATGCCATGAATTACCATAGTCGGTCCGTTCGCAATAAAATATGGTATTCGTGGACACACCTGCCGGTTTGTGGCAGTGTCTCCCACGACTTCGGCACGTTTACACCCCCTGCCGAGAGTGTCTTTCGTATGCGCGGAATGGACGACATCAACACGATTGGCGTGATTGGCGCGGGAACTATGGGCAACGGGATTACGCAGGTCGCGGCCGCCTCGGGCTACGAAGTCGTGATGCGCGACATCAAAGACGAGTTCGTCGAACGCGGACTGTCTGCCATCGACGACTCGCTCACTCGGTTTGTCTCGAAAGAGAAGCTGAGTGAAACCGAGAAAGACGCCGCCCTCGACCGTATCACGGGCACGACAGAGTTC from Haladaptatus sp. ZSTT2 encodes:
- a CDS encoding class I fructose-bisphosphate aldolase, with the protein product MIPVDDSPIIRDGKSLILAYDHGLEHGPVDFTDVPERMDPETVFDIATHDAVSAFAVQKGLAEAYYPSYEDDVNLLVKMNGTSNLWMGEPDSPVNCSVDYAAEIGADAVGFTVYSGSNHEVEMFEEFRDVQEKAREYDLPVVMWSYPRGQGLKNDTSPNTIAYATRIAHEIGADIAKVKYPGSQDAMELAVKAAGATKVVMSGGSKTSDEEFLSTVNSAMNAGAKGLAVGRNVWQREEPEHILDALEELIFNGKSVEAALE
- a CDS encoding acyl-CoA carboxylase subunit beta; amino-acid sequence: MKVTIAKGANEEEAAAIAEALAQNFRNEVEVYVHGADEPAATADGSDLPEPEPEPEVDDFGPTEREEQLWAEIEEIDLGGPEKYKQRLPDQGKLFVRDRMKLWFDDGLLFEDGKFAQFDAEDKLPADGLITGAAEFEGREVHFMANDFTVKAGSMARHGVEKFLRMQQRALKSGKPVLYLMDSSGGRIDQQTGFFANREGIGKYYYNHSMLSGRVPQICVLYGPCIAGAAYTPVFADFTIMVEKMSAMAIASPRMVQMVTGEDISMEDLGGPMVHAKHTGSADLVARDEEHARELGAKLISYLPNNADEKPPRAEPKPPAKSPEGIDGMIPREPNRGYDMVDLIERIVDRDSFFELQAEYGKEIITAFARLDGRPVGIIANQPAHRAGAIFPKAAEKAAEFVWKCDAFDVPLLYLCDTPGFMAGSQVEKEGILEQGKKMIYATSSATVPKQSVVIRKAYGAGIYAMSGPAYDPEGVIGLPTGEIGIMGPEAAINAVYRNHLDAIEDPEERAKRTEELREEYRHDIDIHRMASEVVVDEIVPPSTLRQELINRFNFYEDVEKDLPSKKHGTIL
- a CDS encoding class 1 fructose-bisphosphatase; the encoded protein is MSTLTRIIDTVAATAPDIRAGLTGRRTYEAEENPSGEAQLAADLYADDLLSERLLALDGVATYASEERDDIDGNPDADGYHLACDPLDGSSNLKSNNTMGTILGVYDAPLPASGHDLVAAAYVLFGPITTMIVAEGDSVTEYVIEDGDKRAVREDITLPPEPVTYGFGGRVPEWTPAFTEFAREIEQELKLRYGGAMIGDVNQVLTYGGIFAYPGLQSRPEGKLRLQFEGNPIAYIVEAAGGRSSDGTGSLLSVEATGLHQRVPVHVGNSRLIDRLEAALAD